The following are encoded in a window of Sminthopsis crassicaudata isolate SCR6 chromosome 3, ASM4859323v1, whole genome shotgun sequence genomic DNA:
- the LOC141561656 gene encoding uncharacterized protein LOC141561656 isoform X7 gives MSLLHQTSNTSQSSHRHYHKNVQEPTSWLKHSGNAPKMPHLNYRAMAAPLPRLHHLAKPASRHKHRTGAPVLPLPRTDIPGKKTPGALIPIDQCLIPPLSVKHQYDFPSDSDHRLENSSGSDHLPKIFPACDHLSIEDLSLLNPKDPTSTFSDYQTKVPLYKGHKSRDAMIPDTQIKASDSLARTPAQGTRVLPKPRRRIKATNALLGLFNLDPVLHPLAKSLPFTNWTKAPHCRTSSPNHQAQAQALKASHSDLQLREAMSFLQYLERHPRPLAVPSSHLNRKNRSTTVYKYNNRQLHPCSLAHVSVQTEQESWETKLLRKYLLDSRPCSPEEKPLTIPPEPSTLVKIDKEPLEAVFQGKAIQDIPPSSLDLKTNMTSEPTVHVSIQTEPDTWVTISQRIDLQEKLPSCPDLDIDMISEPIVHVSIQTELDTWETISPDTDFQETFSSSPDVETDITPEPTVHVSIQTELDTWETISPETDLQEILSSSPDLETDKTLEPPVHASMQTELDTWETVSPGTEAEETLPSSPDSETNKNLEPPVHASMQTELDTWETTSPEIDQEEIFVTGQDENIIPLDSSPQDITLSDSHQRTTPPSSPMPRAEHMPESNALVPLHLELERWKPPPQDHLAIFSSSLEMDIKNESGSTVKESVPIKEMYWEIILAMLLGLSNHQAITLIDEKHETASPLDLDAQERMFSSPDEAKTPLPSPNLQIEDISNPDAQATLKQKLEQWATLSEEANLCNTLTFTTESNFEKTPDLSDLDDHISDGIEKETIEIIDIMPLRIEDQEANQIVEDHWAITSLFPDNGDQENAVPAPDHQPTPILSLDQEQEAEDIAHDLAQDLIVQSDQKSGEITPLGTDLVATILTGQDNEATMPLVDLKPKEPTQFDLESQIIPPSSPDQQTEDISDLNSKVSLQPESDPCDTMSSGTELQNIILEDQDQRIIPPLNLDNEEITLLSSDQCTTHPHSPDRQSEDLNTQATSPRNIEYSAKVFEDQEYETPPPSPSPSITISSISENETESGSESTHVPNTTPENVDDEEKMSPSPDKTISSSSSSHQTEAPTGRDHQPETELSSDHQDEVEYGFPHQFHSVQKRQTKLRLNYIKPYTIEGGAVSDKTAHAIINSIPQERIKNDICKHIPLPLSLDEYNSCEYIVCLICASWIPDGCPHEGMKYPCEAQLLAIPIPIPMCEEEIDIKFVFKCPEATVSSLFSTSSTHSYLKKSSQSTESSISDTMQPVPSRPKWFHFILGKSLPQWKKDIPRSPEPLLDRILEEGSISKEGEKTKTHRTSFRSLLERFQWRQKETK, from the coding sequence ATGTCCCTCCTTCACCAAACTTCTAACACCTCACAATCATCACATCGTCACTACCACAAGAATGTACAAGAGCCTACATCTTGGCTCAAACATTCAGGCAATGCTCCCAAGATGCCCCACCTTAATTATAGAGCAATGGCAGCGCCATTGCCCCGTCTTCATCACCTGGCTAAACCAGCCTCTCGTCACAAGCATCGTACAGGGGCTCCAGTCTTGCCTTTACCTAGGACTGATATCCCAGGCAAAAAAACTCCTGGGGCTTTGATTCCTATTGATCAGTGCCTTATACCTCCTCTCAGTGTCAAACACCAGTATGATTTTCCTTCGGATTCTGACCACCGGTTGGAAAATTCTTCAGGTTCTGACCATCTTCCCAAGATTTTCCCAGCTTGTGATCATTTGAGTATTGAGGATCTATCACTTCTCAACCCAAAGGACCCAACTTCAACTTTCTCTGACTACCAGACTAAGGTTCCATTATATAAGGGCCACAAATCCAGGGATGCTATGATTCCTGACACCCAGATCAAGGCCAGTGACTCTCTGGCAAGAACTCCTGCTCAGGGGACCAGAGTTTTGCCAAAACCCAGGCGCCGGATCAAGGCTACCAATGCACTGTTAGGACTTTTTAACTTGGACCCTGTACTCCATCCACTTGCAAAATCATTACCTTTTACTAACTGGACCAAGGCCCCACATTGCAGAACATCATCTCCAAACCACCAGGCTCAGGCCCAAGCTCTGAAGGCATCACATAGTGACTTACAGCTCAGAGAAGCAATGTCCTTTTTACAATACCTTGAGCGCCATCCTAGACCCCTAGCTGTACCTTCATCACATCTGAATCGGAAAAACAGGTCCACAACTGTATACAAGTATAACAATCGCCAACTACATCCATGCTCTCTTGCCCATGTCTCAGTTCAAACAGAACAAGAAAGCTGGGAAACTAAGCTTCTGAGAAAATACCTCCTGGACTCGCGTCCATGCAGTCCTGAAGAGAAGCCTTTAACTATACCACCAGAGCCTTCCACTTTAGTGAAAATTGACAAAGAGCCTCTTGAAGCAGTTTTCCAAGGAAAAGCTATCCAGGACATACCTCCATCTAGTCTTGACCTGAAAACCAACATGACCTCAGAGCCAACTGTCCATGTCTCCATCCAAACAGAACCAGACACTTGGGTAACAATATCCCAAAGAATAGACCTCCAGGAAAAACTTCCATCCTGTCCTGACCTGGATATTGACATGATCTCAGAGCCTATTGTCCATGTCTCCATCCAAACAGAGCTAGACACCTGGGAAACAATATCCCCAGACACAGACTTCCAGGAAACATTTTCATCCAGTCCTGATGTGGAAACTGACATCACCCCAGAGCCTACTGTTCATGTCTCCATTCAAACAGAGCTAGACACTTGGGAAACAATATCTCCAGAGACAGACCTCCAGGAAATACTTTCATCCAGTCCTGACCTGGAAACTGACAAGACCCTGGAGCCTCCTGTCCATGCCTCCATGCAAACAGAGCTAGACACTTGGGAAACAGTATCTCCAGGGACAGAAGCTGAGGAAACACTTCCATCCAGTCCTGACTCTGAAACTAACAAGAACTTAGAGCCTCCTGTCCATGCCTCCATGCAAACAGAGCTAGATACTTGGGAAACAACATCCCCAGAGATAGACCAGGAGGAAATCTTTGTAACAGGACAGGATGAGAATATAATTCCACTGGACTCAAGTCCCCAGGATATAACATTATCTGACTCTCACCAAAGGACCACACCTCCATCCAGTCCTATGCCCAGAGCTGAGCATATGCCAGAGTCCAATGCCCTGGTCCCTCTTCATCTAGAACTAGAACGATGGAAACCACCACCACAGGATCATTTGGCTATATTTTCATCCAGCCTAGAAATGGACATTAAGAATGAATCAGGATCCACTGTCAAagaatcagttccaataaaagAAATGTACTGGGAAATAATATTAGCAATGCTACTTGGACTATCTAATCATCAGGCAATAACATTAATAGATGAGAAACATGAAACTGCTTCTCCACTGGATTTGGATGCCCAGGAGAGAATGTTTTCTAGCCCTGATGAGGCAAAAACACCTCTACCTAGCCCTAACCTCCAGATTGAGGATATTTCAAATCCTGATGCTCAGGCTACacttaaacaaaaattagaaCAATGGGCAACACTATCAGAGGAAGCAAATCTCTGCAACACATTAACATTTACCacagaatcaaactttgaaaaaaCTCCAGACCTTAGTGATCTGGATGATCACATCTCAGAtggaatagagaaagaaacaattgaaatcatagatataatgCCACTGAGAATAGAGGACCAAGAAGCAAATCAAATAGTCGAGGATCATTGGGCAATAACATCTCTTTTCCCAGACAATGGTGACCAAGAAAATGCTGTACCTGCACCTGACCATCAGCCCACACCAATCCTCAGTCTGGACCAAGAGCAAGAGGCTGAAGATATAGCACATGACCTTGCCCAAGATTTAATAGTTCAATCAGACCAAAAGTCTGGAGAAATAACACCACTGGGAACAGACTTAGTGGCCACAATTCTAACAGGCCAGGATAATGAGGCAACAATGCCTCTAGTGGACTTAAAACCTAAAGAACCAACTCAATTTGACCTTGAATCTCAAATCATACCTCCATCCAGTCCTGACCAGCAGACTGAAGATATATCAGATCTAAATTCCAAGGTGTCCCTTCAGCCAGAATCTGACCCATGTGACACAATGTCATCAGGAACAGAGCTTCAAAACATCATTCTAGAAGACCAAGATCAAAGGATAATACCACCATTGAATTTAGACAATGAGGAAATTACTCTACTTAGCTCTGACCAATGTACAACACATCCACATAGTCCTGACAGACAGTCAGAAGATCTCAATACTCAGGCTACATCTCCAAGAAATATAGAATACTCAGCAAAAGTGTTTGAGGATCAAGAGTATGAGACACCTCCACCTAGTCCTAGTCCCTCAATCACTATTTCATCCATCTCAGAAAACGAGACTGAATCTGGATCAGAGTCTACCCATGTGCCAAACACAACACCAGAAAATGTGGATGATGAGGAAAAAATGTCTCCAAGCCCTGACAAAACCATATCATCATCAAGTTCCAGCCACCAGACTGAGGCTCCAACAGGTCGTGACCACCAGCCTGAGACTGAGCTGAGCTCCGACCACCAAGACGAGGTTGAATATGGGTTCCCACATCAGTTCCATTCTGTGCAAAAGAGACAGACCAAATTGCGTTTAAATTACATCAAACCATACACCATCGAGGGGGGAGCTGTCTCTGATAAAACTGCTCATGCCATCATCAATTCCATCCCTCAGGAGAGAATAAAAAATGACATCTGTAAGCATATTCCCCTCCCTCTAAGTCTTGATGAATACAACTCATGTGAATACATAGTCTGTTTAATTTGTGCCTCCTGGATCCCAGATGGCTGCCCACATGAAGGAATGAAATATCCATGTGAAGCCCAATTGCTTGCTATACCAATACCTATACCCATGTGTGAGGAGGAGATTGATATAAAATTTGTCTTCAAATGCCCTGAGGCAACAGTCTCTTCCCTTTTCAGCACCTCAAGCACCCATAGCTATTTGAAAAAGTCTTCACAAAGTACAGAATCATCTATCTCAGACACTATGCAACCTGTTCCATCAAGGCCAAAGTGGTTTCACTTCATCCTAGGCAAGTCTCTCCCACAGTGGAAGAAAGACATTCCTAGAAGCCCAGAGCCCCTCCTAGACAGGATCCTTGAGGAGGGAAGCATtagcaaagaaggggaaaagacaaaGACACATCGGACATCTTTCAGATCTCTCCTGGAGAGATTTCAGTGGAGGCAAAAGGAAACTAAATAA